In Marinomonas posidonica IVIA-Po-181, a single window of DNA contains:
- a CDS encoding efflux RND transporter permease subunit has protein sequence MLAQFFINRPVFAWVISIAIMLVGLASINTLPIGQYPNVAPPTVSISATYSGASAETVENSVTQVLEQQLTGLDGLLYFSSSSSSSGRTSINVTFEQGTDADIAQVQVQNKIQQVTSSLPNSVQQNGVTVEKSNTDFLLVAAIYDETDTDTASDISDFLVSSIQDPVSRVDGIGSVQVFGAEYAMRIWLDPLKLASYKLMPSDISAAITAQNTQVAAGSLGAYPIVDGQELNVTVTAQSKLQTVEQFENIILAYDDSGATVRLSDVAKVELGSESYSFIPRLNGHPASGMAVMLAPGANALSTSEAVKNVLAGLEKNLPDGYKLSFPVDNTSFIKISIEEVVKTLFEAIALVVIVMFVFLQNWRATLIPAIAVPVVLLGTFGVLELFGFSINTLTMFGIVLSIGLLVDDAIVVVENVERVMEEDKLSPKEATIKSMKEITSALIGIAVVLSAVFLPMAFFSGSTGVIYRQFSITIVAAMTLSVVVALTLTPALCATMLKPNHHAAKKGLGGWFNRNFDRATNKYFGGVSSIIKRPVRWMIVYGAIVAGLAGLMMNLPSGFLPTEDQGRVMVMVSLPEGASLARTDKVMRQVEQHFMVAEKANVDAIFTISGFNFMGTGQNAGLAFIALKDWSERVGPANSAGAIVGRSYGAFAGIKDAMIFSLIPPSIQGLGQSSGFTFQLLASGNTDRDTLLSMRDTLLSNANASPLLTGVRLGSQSEAPQLHIDIDQEKASALGLSMSDISSTLSSAWAGSYINDFVDRGRVKTVYMQGEAGYRSSPEDLQHWYVRGSDNTMTPFSAFANSEWTYGPKTLSRFNGSASYQIQGSGADGVSSGAAMDELQRLSDELPAGTTGAWSGLSYQERLSSGQTQILYAISILVVFLCLAALYESWTVPLSVILVIPLGVIGAAAAAHLRGLENDVYFQVALLTTIGLSSKNAILIVEFAEAAYRRGVNVWEAAALAARLRLRPIIMTSMAFIVGTLPLALSSGAGANSRISIGSGIVGGTLTATVLAIFFVPLFFVIVRRIFPKRPEGLSSKEYDA, from the coding sequence ATGTTAGCGCAATTTTTTATCAATCGTCCGGTGTTCGCGTGGGTTATTTCCATTGCGATCATGTTGGTCGGTCTGGCATCGATTAATACTTTGCCGATTGGACAATACCCTAACGTTGCCCCCCCAACAGTGAGTATTTCTGCAACCTATTCTGGTGCTTCTGCGGAAACAGTGGAAAACAGTGTTACTCAAGTGTTAGAGCAACAATTAACGGGTCTTGATGGTCTGTTGTATTTCTCTTCGTCAAGCAGCTCTTCTGGTCGAACCAGTATCAATGTGACCTTTGAACAGGGGACGGATGCGGACATTGCACAGGTACAAGTGCAAAATAAAATCCAACAAGTGACTTCCAGTCTACCTAACTCGGTTCAGCAGAATGGGGTTACCGTTGAGAAATCCAATACGGATTTCTTGTTAGTGGCGGCCATTTATGACGAAACGGATACGGATACGGCAAGCGATATTTCAGACTTTTTGGTGTCCAGTATTCAGGACCCGGTTTCCCGTGTTGATGGTATTGGTAGCGTACAGGTTTTTGGTGCTGAATATGCAATGCGTATCTGGCTTGATCCACTGAAGCTGGCGTCTTATAAGTTGATGCCATCGGATATTTCTGCTGCGATTACGGCGCAAAACACACAAGTTGCAGCGGGTAGCCTTGGTGCTTACCCTATTGTTGATGGTCAAGAATTGAACGTGACGGTGACCGCACAGTCTAAATTGCAAACGGTTGAACAATTTGAAAACATCATATTGGCCTACGATGATAGCGGCGCAACGGTACGTTTGAGTGATGTTGCAAAAGTAGAATTGGGCAGTGAAAGTTATTCTTTCATTCCTCGTTTGAATGGTCACCCAGCCTCTGGTATGGCGGTTATGTTGGCGCCTGGCGCGAATGCTTTATCGACATCAGAAGCGGTTAAAAACGTACTTGCTGGGTTGGAAAAGAACCTGCCTGATGGTTACAAGTTATCTTTCCCAGTAGACAACACCAGTTTTATTAAAATCTCGATTGAGGAAGTGGTTAAAACCTTATTCGAAGCCATCGCACTGGTGGTGATCGTGATGTTTGTGTTCCTACAGAATTGGCGAGCGACTTTGATTCCTGCCATCGCAGTCCCCGTTGTCTTATTGGGTACGTTTGGGGTGTTGGAGTTGTTTGGCTTCTCCATCAATACTCTGACCATGTTTGGTATTGTACTGTCGATAGGGCTACTGGTAGACGATGCCATCGTGGTGGTAGAAAATGTCGAGAGGGTGATGGAAGAAGATAAACTGTCACCAAAAGAAGCCACCATAAAATCAATGAAAGAGATTACCAGTGCTTTGATCGGTATTGCCGTGGTGTTATCGGCGGTTTTCCTACCTATGGCATTTTTCAGCGGTTCAACTGGGGTGATTTATCGTCAGTTCTCGATCACCATTGTGGCCGCGATGACTCTATCGGTTGTGGTGGCGCTGACACTGACGCCAGCTTTGTGTGCGACCATGCTCAAGCCCAACCACCATGCGGCTAAAAAAGGCTTAGGTGGCTGGTTTAATCGTAATTTTGATCGTGCGACCAATAAGTATTTTGGTGGTGTCAGCAGCATCATCAAGCGTCCAGTTCGTTGGATGATTGTTTATGGCGCCATTGTTGCCGGTTTAGCTGGCTTGATGATGAACTTGCCGTCAGGTTTCTTACCCACAGAAGACCAAGGTCGAGTCATGGTGATGGTGTCGTTACCGGAAGGGGCGTCTTTGGCTCGTACGGATAAAGTGATGCGCCAAGTGGAACAGCACTTTATGGTGGCTGAGAAAGCCAATGTGGATGCTATCTTCACCATTTCAGGCTTTAACTTCATGGGGACCGGGCAAAATGCAGGTTTGGCCTTTATTGCCCTAAAAGACTGGAGTGAGCGTGTTGGTCCAGCCAACAGTGCAGGGGCCATTGTGGGTCGATCTTACGGCGCGTTTGCTGGCATTAAAGATGCAATGATCTTTTCTTTGATACCACCTTCTATACAGGGATTGGGGCAAAGTAGTGGCTTCACTTTCCAGCTGCTAGCGAGCGGCAACACTGACCGAGACACTCTGTTGTCTATGCGTGATACTTTGTTGAGTAATGCCAATGCCAGTCCGCTATTAACAGGAGTGCGTTTGGGGTCTCAATCGGAAGCGCCACAGTTGCACATTGATATAGACCAAGAAAAAGCATCGGCTTTAGGTCTGTCGATGTCGGACATCAGCTCGACCTTAAGCAGTGCTTGGGCAGGCAGTTATATAAACGACTTCGTGGATCGTGGCCGTGTGAAAACCGTATATATGCAGGGTGAGGCTGGATATCGCTCTTCACCAGAAGATCTGCAGCATTGGTACGTGCGCGGCAGTGACAACACCATGACACCTTTCTCCGCTTTTGCGAACAGTGAATGGACTTACGGTCCAAAAACATTGAGTCGCTTTAATGGCTCGGCGTCATACCAGATCCAGGGTTCTGGTGCCGATGGTGTGAGTTCCGGTGCGGCGATGGATGAATTGCAGCGTTTGTCTGATGAGCTGCCAGCTGGCACCACAGGGGCTTGGAGTGGTTTGTCATACCAAGAACGTTTATCAAGTGGTCAAACACAAATTTTGTACGCCATTTCTATCCTTGTCGTCTTCTTATGTTTGGCGGCCTTGTATGAAAGTTGGACTGTACCATTGTCAGTGATATTAGTGATTCCATTAGGGGTGATTGGTGCCGCAGCGGCAGCACATTTGCGTGGTTTGGAAAATGATGTGTATTTCCAAGTCGCCTTGTTGACCACTATTGGTTTGTCCTCAAAGAATGCGATCTTGATTGTGGAGTTTGCCGAAGCGGCTTATCGCCGAGGGGTTAATGTATGGGAAGCGGCGGCATTGGCAGCGCGCCTTCGTTTACGCCCTATTATCATGACGTCCATGGCCTTCATTGTGGGCACCTTGCCTTTGGCCTTGTCTAGTGGTGCTGGTGCCAACAGCCGTATTTCGATTGGTTCAGGCATTGTTGGTGGTACATTGACGGCAACCGTTTTGGCGATTTTCTTCGTGCCTTTGTTTTTTGTGATTGTACGTCGTATCTTCCCGAAACGCCCAGAAGGGTTGTCTTCAAAAGAGTATGATGCTTAA